The Aspergillus luchuensis IFO 4308 DNA, chromosome 7, nearly complete sequence genome has a segment encoding these proteins:
- the vip1 gene encoding putative actin cytoskeleton protein (VIP1) (COG:S;~EggNog:ENOG410PI8D;~InterPro:IPR000504,IPR012677,IPR035979;~PFAM:PF00076,PF14605;~go_function: GO:0003676 - nucleic acid binding [Evidence IEA]), with translation MSERSTVHVEGIAPATTDKEVQDFFSFCGKITHISVTPVSGEAEAQKSATVTFEKEAAAKTALLLDNTQLGSSLVHVKAAQTLDDIAGDQAASAGQAKDEHNHDLEQEDKPRSRIVAEYLAHGYTLSDNAIQKAIALDNKHGFSSRFTSALSTFDQKYHATDRARGLDENYKLSDKATTGWRNLNHYFEKALDTPSGRKLRDFYSQTNKQVQDIHNEARRLADLKSGKTTTEGGEAPTPSTAPATQPAGTAAPAEQA, from the exons ATGTCTGAACGCTCCACCGTCCACGTCGAGGGCATTGCGCCCGCAACCACCGACAAGGAGGTCCAGGACTTCTTTAGCTTCTG CGGAAAGATCACCCACATTTCTGTTACCCCCGTTTCAGGCGAAGCTGAAGCCCAAAAGTCGGCCACCGTCACTTTCGAAAAGGAAGC TGCTGCTAAGACcgctctcctcctcgacaACACCCAGCTTGGTTCCTCCCTTGTGCATGTCAAGGCAGCTCAGACCCTTGACGACATCGCCGGCGACCAGGCCGCCAGCGCCGGACAGGCCAAGGACGAGCACAACCACGACCTCGAGCAGGAGGATAAGCCCCGTTCTCGTATTGTAGCTGAGTACTTGGCCCACGGCTACACCCTCAGCGACAATGCCATCCAGAAGGCCATCGCCCTGGACAACAAGCACGGGTTCTCGTCGCGCTTCACCAGCGCTCTGTCCACCTTCGACCAGAAGTACCACGCCACGGACCGTGCTCGTGGTCTGGACGAGAACTACAAGCTCAGCGACAAGGCGACCACTGGCTGGCGTAATCTGAACCACTACTTCGAGAAGGCCCTCGACACTCCCTCTGGCAGGAAGTTGCGGGACTTTTACTCCCAGACCAACAAGCAGGTGCAGGATATCCACAATGAGGCTCGCCGACTTGCGGACTTGAAGAGCGGCAAGACCACTactgagggtggtgaggctCCTACCCCTAGCACGGCACCTGCTACTCAGCCGGCGGGTACTGCTGCCCCTGCTGAGCAGGCGTAA
- a CDS encoding uncharacterized protein (COG:S;~EggNog:ENOG410QE02), whose translation MSAPNAGRQSPSPERQSGAQQQDPPSQGKAQPQYAPPEHDVQDQAAQTAGLSSNPKHPLEDIESAKFSKGGVA comes from the coding sequence ATGTCCGCCCCCAACGCCGGCCGCCAATCGCCCTCCCCCGAGCGCCAATCCGGCGCCCAGCAACAAGACCCTCCCTCGCAGGGCAAAGCCCAGCCTCAATATGCCCCGCCCGAACATGACGTCCAGGATCAGGCGGCCCAGACGGCTGGATTGTCGAGTAACCCCAAGCATCCGTTGGAGGATATAGAGAGTGCGAAGTTTTCGAAGGGGGGTGTTGCCTAA
- a CDS encoding putative nonsense-mediated mRNA decay protein (Nmd5) (COG:U,Y;~EggNog:ENOG410PHDR;~InterPro:IPR001494,IPR016024,IPR011989,IPR013713;~PFAM:PF03810;~go_function: GO:0008536 - Ran GTPase binding [Evidence IEA];~go_process: GO:0006886 - intracellular protein transport [Evidence IEA]) — protein sequence MDVAALRDRIQSTLDPNADNRRQAELDLKYAETQPGFINALLDILQGEQNNAVQLSAGVYLKNRINRGWSPVEESPLRTPIPEEEKPGFRERLIPALASTPPNVRAQLVPLLQKILQHDFPEQWPGFLDITLQLLGMNDANSVYAGLQCLLAICRVYRFKAGEKREEFDKIVEHSFPQLLSIGLKLVDEESLEAAEMLRIVVKSYKHAIYFELSPHLQTQQATVDWCTLFLRIIAKEPPASAMNESKEERELNHWWKCKKWSYANLNRLFIRYGNPTTMSKSSTPDYTQYGKAFITTFAPEILKGYLQEIDKWVSKGQWLSNPALAYTMIFLEECVKPKAMWEHLKPHMDNLIAHFIFPILCQSDEDIELFETDPSEYLHRKLNFYEEVSAPDVAATNFLVALTKNRKKQTFSILTFVNSVVSKYESAPDDQKLPREKEGALRMIGSLASVILGKKSPIADQVEYFFVRHVFPEFRSPHGFLRARACDTLEKFEALDFQDPNNLMIIYRNILESMTDSELPVRVEAALALQPLIRHDIIRTSMQQNIPQIMQQLLKLANEVDVDALANVMEDFVEVFSAELTPFAVALSEQLRDTYMRIVGELLERNAAKGDEDAYGDFLDDKSITALGVLQTIGTLILTLESTPDVLLHLETILMPVISITLENKLYDLYNEVFEIIDSCTFASKSISPTMWQAFELIHKTFKAGAELYLEDMLPALDNYVAYGSQTMVQTPAYLAAVVSMVEDIFQDEKVGGVDRICGCKLAETLMLNLRGGIDQYIPVFIELAMRVIDAGEARTKSYRIHLMEMVINAIYYNPVLSLQVLEAKGWTNKFFSTWFSNIDNFRRVHDKKLSIAAISSLLTLNANDVPASVQQGWPRLLQGVTRLFQTLPAAIKHREDATKESDFTFDEEEDEGDEENDWDGEVEWTEQDEAEALLEGDVPDDSAAYLDFLNKEAQKFGSFADEDEDDLDEESLLETPLDKVEPYGMFKHVLMSLQQEQPQLYENLAKILSQEEQQVLQSVFHEAEAKTLAAANAEAAGVQTNGN from the exons ATGGATGTTGCCGCTTTACGAGACCGTATACAGTCTACCCTCGACCCCAATGCGGATAATCGACGCCAAGCTGAATTGGATTTGAAATAT GCCGAGACGCAACCTGGATTCATAAATGCGCTCTTGGATATTTTGCAGGGGGAACAGAACAATGCCGTCCAACTGTCGG CCGGTGTTTACCTGAAGAACCGCATCAACCGTGGTTGGTCCCCTGTCGAAGAAAGTCCGCTGCGCACACCGATtcccgaggaggagaaaccgGGGTTCCGTGAGAGGCTGATTCCCGCCCTGGCATCCACGCCGCCGAACGTTCGGGCTCAActggttcctcttcttcagaaaATCCTTCAGCATGATTTCCCCGAGCAGTGGCCCGGTTTTCTGGACATCACTCTCCAGTTGCTGGGCATGAACGATGCCAACTCTGTCTACGCTGGTTTGCAGTGCCTGCTGGCCATCTGCCGTGTATACCGATTCAAGGccggagagaagagggaggaattCGATAAGATCGTCGAGCACTCGTTCCCTCAGCTGTTGAGCATCGGTCTGAAGCTTGTCGATGAAGAGAGTCTGGAGGCGGCGGAAATGCTCCGCATCGTGGTCAAGTCCTACAAGCATGCTATCTAC TTCGAACTCTCGCCGCACCTTCAAACACAACAAGCGACAGTGGATTGGTGCACGCTCTTCCTGCGTATCATCGCTAAGGAGCCTCCTGCCAGCGCCATGAACGagtcgaaggaggagagagagctCAACCACTGGTGGAAGTGCAAGAAGTGGTCGTATGCCAACCTGAACCGTCTCTTCATCAG GTACGGAAACCCTACGACGATGAGCAAGTCGAGCACTCCCGACTACACCCAGTACGGCAAGGCTTTCATCACTACTTTCGCCCCCGAAATTCTCAAGGGATACCTGCAGGAAATCGACAAGTGGGTTTCCAAGGGACAGTGGCTCAGCAACCCCGCGCTTGCTTACACCATGATCTTCCTCGAGGAGTGTGTCAAGCCGAAGGCTATGTGGGAGCACCTGAAGCCTCACATGGACAACTTGATCGCTCActtcatcttccccatcctGTGCCAGTCCGATGAGGACATTGAATTGTTCGAGACCGATCCCTCCGAGTACCTTCACCGCAAGTTGAACTTCTACGAGGAAGTTTCGGCCCCCGACGTTGCCGCTACCAACTTCCTGGTGGCCCTCACCAAGAACCGCAAGAAGCAaaccttctccatccttaCGTTCGTCAACAGCGTCGTGAGCAAGTACGAGTCTGCTCCCGATGACCAGAAGCTGCCcagagagaaggagggtgcTCTGCGCATGATTGGTTCTCTGGCTTCTGTCATCCTTGGCAAGAAGAGCCCCATTGCGGACCAGGTGGAATATTTCTTCGTCCGCCATGTTTTCCCCGAGTTCCGCAGTCCCCACGGTTTCCTCAGGGCTCGTGCCTGTGACACCCTGGAGAAGTTCGAAGCTCTGGACTTCCAGGATCCCAACAATCTGATGATCATCTACCGTAACATCCTTGAGTCTATGACTGACTCTGAACTGCCCGTCAGAGTCGAGGCCGCGCTCGCTCTGCAGCCCCTTATTCGTCACGATATCATCAGGACTTCCATGCAGCAGAACATTCCCCAGATCATGCAGCAGCTGCTCAAGCTCGCGAAcgaggttgatgttgatgctcTGGCCAATGTGATGGAGGACTTTGTCGAGGTCTTCTCCGCTGAACTCACCCCCTTCGCTGTGGCACTTAGCGAGCAGCTTCGTGACACCTACATGCGTATCGTCGGCGAGCTCTTGGAGCGCAATGCGGCCAAGGGTGACGAGGATGCGTACGGCGATTTCTTGGATGACAAGAGCATCACCGCTCTGGGTGTCTTGCAAACGATCGGAACCCTGATCCTGACCCTGGAGAGCACCCCCgatgtccttctccacctcGAGACGATCCTCATGCCTGTGATCAGCATCACTCTTGAGAACAAGCTCTATGACCTTTACAATGAGGTCTTTGAGATCATTGACAGCTGCACTTTCGCTTCCAAGTCCATCTCTCCCACGATGTGGCAGGCCTTTGAGCTCATCCACAAGACCTTCAAGGCAGGCGCTGAGCTGTACTTGGAAGACATGCTACCCGCCCTGGACAACTATGTTGCCTACGGCTCGCAAACGATGGTCCAGACTCCTGCTTACCTTGCCGCTGTTGTCAGCATGGTTGAGGACATCTTccaagatgagaaggtcggCGGTGTCGATCGGATTTGCGGCTGCAAGCTCGCCGAGACGCTGATGCTGAACCTCCGCGGTGGTATCGATCAATACATCCCCGTGTTCATTGAGCTGGCGATGCGCGTCATCGACGCTGGCGAGGCCCGGACGAAGTCTTACCGCATCCacttgatggagatggtcatCAACGCCATCTACTACAACCCCGTTCTCAGTCTTCAGGTTCTGGAAGCCAAGGGCTGGACGAACAAGTTCTTCAGCACTTGGTTCTCCAACATCGACAACTTCCGCAGAGTCCACGACAAGAAGCTGTCGATTGCCGCGATCAGCTCTTTGTTGACCTTGAATGCCAATGATGTCCCGGCTAGCGTGCAGCAAGGTTGGCCCAGATTGCTCCAGGGAGTGACCAGGCTCTTCCAGACCCTGCCGGCGGCCATCAAGC ATCGTGAGGATGCCACCAAGGAGTCGGACTTCACcttcgatgaggaagaggacgaaggtgatgaggagaatgactgggatggtgaggttgaGTGGACCGAGCAGGATGAGGCTGAGGCGCTCTTGGAGGGCGATGTCCCCGATGACAGTGCCGCTTACCTTGACTTCCTTAACAAGGAG GCCCAGAAGTTCGGCTCTTTtgccgatgaagacgaggatgaccTTGATGAGGAGAGCCTGCTGGAGACCCCTCTGGACAAGGTTGAGCCTTATGGCATGTTCAAGCACGTTCTTATGA GTCTCCAACAAGAACAGCCCCAGCTCTACGAAAACCTTGCGAAGATCCTGAGCCAAGAGGAACAGCAAGTCCTCCAGTCCGTGTTCCACGAGGCTGAAGCGAAGACTTTGGCGGCGGCCAACGCCGAGGCGGCTGGTGTCCAGACCAATGGGAACTAG